A region of Zeugodacus cucurbitae isolate PBARC_wt_2022May chromosome 5, idZeuCucr1.2, whole genome shotgun sequence DNA encodes the following proteins:
- the LOC105215199 gene encoding kelch-like ECH-associated protein 1B isoform X2 — MEKVWIQCGVLKFPKRSPSLVYSDKHLISLGGFSDDETPSNGVFAYSLQTEEWKTLKPMSVPRVDLCVVIVNKFIYVLGESGSNPCVALKTAEKFNHCTRQWISLPDMFMARSQATAVALDDQIYIMGGLASNGRPLKSVECFNTITGKWDRCGDMIQPRFDFGAAFFKGLLYVIGSGNTMHSMHSLSCSVECYNPKTNTWSQVHFQNFIKKREITTYILCRRHQSMYHDMESVA, encoded by the exons ATGGAGAAGGTATGGATACAGTGTGGTGTATTAAAATTTCCTAAACGATCCCCAAGTCTGGTGTACTCAGATAAACACCTAATATCTCTAGGCGGGTTTTCGGATGATGAAACGCCTTCAAATGGTGTATTCGCTTACAGTTTGCAGACTGAAGAATGGAAAACTCTGAAGCCGATGAGTGTTCCACGAGTTGATCTTTGTGTTGTGATAGTCAACAAATTCATTTACGTACTAGGTGAGAGTGGCTCAAATCCATGTGTTGCGCTCAAAACTGCAGAGAA ATTTAATCATTGCACTCGACAATGGATTTCACTACCCGATATGTTTATGGCTCGAAGTCAAGCCACCGCCGTGGCTCTTGACGACCAAATTTATATAATGGGTGGTCTGGCAAGCAATGGAAGGCCATTAAAGTCGGTTGAATGCTTTAACACCATAACTGGGAAGTGGGATAGATGCGGAGACATGATTCAACCACGTTTTGATTTCGGC GCAGCCTTTTTTAAAGGTCTATTATATGTAATAGGTTCAGGGAATACAATGCACTCAATGCACTCACTAAGTTGCAGCGTCGAGTGTTACAATCCAAAAACGAATACGTGGTCGCAGgtgcattttcaaaattttatcaaaaaaagagaaataactacatatatactatgtaggCGGCATCAATCAATGTACCACGATATGGAATCTGTGGCATAA
- the LOC105215199 gene encoding influenza virus NS1A-binding protein homolog A isoform X1 codes for MEKVWIQCGVLKFPKRSPSLVYSDKHLISLGGFSDDETPSNGVFAYSLQTEEWKTLKPMSVPRVDLCVVIVNKFIYVLGESGSNPCVALKTAEKFNHCTRQWISLPDMFMARSQATAVALDDQIYIMGGLASNGRPLKSVECFNTITGKWDRCGDMIQPRFDFGAAFFKGLLYVIGSGNTMHSMHSLSCSVECYNPKTNTWSQAASINVPRYGICGITLTDRLMAIGGTTLTDFKGIIEVYKPTKNSWLQGKPLPMGGNYRCFVVPSKELTEIQSKPNEIVIAPKRLLHTSLLLLMRMYFFIRWLLCLGKCIILWTIRN; via the exons ATGGAGAAGGTATGGATACAGTGTGGTGTATTAAAATTTCCTAAACGATCCCCAAGTCTGGTGTACTCAGATAAACACCTAATATCTCTAGGCGGGTTTTCGGATGATGAAACGCCTTCAAATGGTGTATTCGCTTACAGTTTGCAGACTGAAGAATGGAAAACTCTGAAGCCGATGAGTGTTCCACGAGTTGATCTTTGTGTTGTGATAGTCAACAAATTCATTTACGTACTAGGTGAGAGTGGCTCAAATCCATGTGTTGCGCTCAAAACTGCAGAGAA ATTTAATCATTGCACTCGACAATGGATTTCACTACCCGATATGTTTATGGCTCGAAGTCAAGCCACCGCCGTGGCTCTTGACGACCAAATTTATATAATGGGTGGTCTGGCAAGCAATGGAAGGCCATTAAAGTCGGTTGAATGCTTTAACACCATAACTGGGAAGTGGGATAGATGCGGAGACATGATTCAACCACGTTTTGATTTCGGC GCAGCCTTTTTTAAAGGTCTATTATATGTAATAGGTTCAGGGAATACAATGCACTCAATGCACTCACTAAGTTGCAGCGTCGAGTGTTACAATCCAAAAACGAATACGTGGTCGCAG gCGGCATCAATCAATGTACCACGATATGGAATCTGTGGCATAACTCTAACTGACCGTTTAATGGCCATCGGCGGGACAACCTTAACTGATTTCAAAGGCATTATCGAAGTAtacaaaccgacaaaaaataGTTGGCTTCAAGGGAAGCCCTTGCCGATGGGGGGTAACTATAGGTGTTTTGTAGTGCCATCTAAAGAGCTTACTGAAATTCAGAGTAAACCCAATGAAATAGTCATTGCACCGAAAAGACTTTTACATACGAGTTTACTCCTTTTAATGCGTATGTACTTCTTTATCAGATGGTTGCTGTGTTTGggaaaatgtattatattatggaCGATAAGAAATTAA